From a region of the Flavobacterium branchiarum genome:
- a CDS encoding phage portal protein family protein, which translates to MENKEKEAYIIHDLTLVSPDRSSKDIGKLKESVVTAESVYYPNRVMLYDLYHDILSMDGFLRGIIQKRIDAVLNKKLKFIKKDGKQDDDLTALIKSEKGRELTTLIMESKIWGISGVEFIIGEELTFKEVERKHIKPEKGLITKSQYGLSEQDGYAYEDMPFVWVVGKPKDLGLLLACSIYGIYKRGTFGDYAQYVEIFGQPVRIMKYDAYDTKTKQELKTLLTDSGSSLAMMIPKQAEFEMLDGKTSNGDGKLQLGLKDACNEEMAIAILGNTETTSSSKSSGYAQSKEHGEQQDELTISDLIFVENLLNSKKFKQILKSYGYNVDGQFEFELDLDLTKLKMRMEIDVVVSSKVPVGDDYWYETYKIPKPDNYDELKAKMELANQEPAPEPNDNNSKKPSRQQPPKSQLTETRKQNLMDLLFKGLADFFDQARH; encoded by the coding sequence ATGGAAAATAAAGAAAAAGAGGCTTATATCATTCACGACTTAACACTCGTGTCTCCTGACCGTAGCAGTAAAGACATCGGAAAACTAAAAGAAAGCGTCGTTACTGCTGAAAGTGTTTATTATCCTAATCGTGTCATGCTATATGACTTGTATCACGACATCCTTTCAATGGATGGTTTTTTGCGTGGTATTATTCAAAAAAGGATAGATGCTGTACTTAATAAAAAATTAAAATTCATTAAAAAAGACGGCAAACAGGATGATGACTTAACTGCCTTAATTAAGAGTGAAAAAGGACGTGAATTGACTACTTTAATAATGGAATCTAAAATTTGGGGAATTTCAGGTGTTGAGTTTATTATAGGTGAAGAACTGACCTTTAAAGAAGTTGAAAGAAAGCACATTAAACCCGAGAAAGGATTAATTACCAAATCGCAATACGGACTTTCAGAACAAGACGGTTATGCTTACGAAGACATGCCTTTTGTTTGGGTTGTAGGTAAACCAAAAGATTTAGGATTGCTTTTAGCGTGTTCTATTTATGGAATATATAAACGTGGAACCTTTGGAGATTATGCACAATACGTTGAGATTTTCGGGCAACCTGTTCGAATCATGAAGTATGATGCGTATGATACAAAAACCAAACAAGAGCTTAAAACTCTACTAACCGATAGCGGTTCATCGCTTGCGATGATGATACCAAAACAAGCCGAATTTGAAATGCTTGACGGCAAAACCTCAAATGGTGACGGTAAGCTTCAACTTGGTTTAAAAGATGCATGTAACGAAGAAATGGCAATCGCCATTTTGGGAAATACAGAAACAACTTCATCCAGTAAGTCGAGCGGTTATGCACAATCAAAAGAGCACGGAGAACAACAGGACGAATTGACTATTTCAGATTTGATTTTTGTTGAAAATCTATTAAACAGCAAAAAGTTTAAACAGATTTTAAAATCATATGGCTATAACGTCGATGGTCAATTTGAGTTTGAACTTGATCTTGATTTGACCAAGTTAAAAATGCGAATGGAAATTGATGTGGTTGTGAGTTCAAAAGTTCCTGTAGGTGATGATTATTGGTATGAAACATATAAAATTCCAAAGCCTGATAACTACGATGAGTTAAAAGCAAAAATGGAACTGGCAAACCAGGAACCGGCACCGGAACCAAACGATAATAATTCTAAAAAACCATCGCGTCAACAACCCCCAAAATCGCAACTAACCGAAACCAGAAAGCAAAACCTAATGGATTTACTTTTTAAAGGTTTAGCGGATTTTTTCGACCAAGCCCGACATTAG
- a CDS encoding terminase gpP N-terminus-related DNA-binding protein yields the protein MGISKAQEREYARILYVNERITFKEIAERTGVTEKTIGKWAELDNWAKLRKSLLTTKEAQLVHWYNQLEALNELIAKRDVPIPESKEADIMSKITANIQRLETEIGLGEYVEVSRKLLTFIQSVDLGDAKKFKNYIDEFINSKLKNG from the coding sequence ATGGGAATTTCCAAAGCACAAGAGCGGGAGTATGCTCGAATATTATATGTAAATGAGCGAATCACTTTTAAAGAGATTGCTGAACGTACAGGCGTAACCGAAAAGACAATAGGAAAGTGGGCAGAATTAGACAATTGGGCGAAGCTTCGAAAAAGCCTATTGACAACTAAGGAGGCGCAACTTGTGCATTGGTATAATCAATTGGAGGCATTAAACGAATTGATTGCAAAACGTGATGTTCCGATTCCGGAATCTAAGGAAGCGGACATAATGAGTAAAATAACCGCAAACATCCAACGCCTGGAAACCGAAATAGGTTTAGGTGAATATGTGGAGGTTTCAAGAAAATTATTAACGTTCATTCAATCTGTTGATTTAGGTGATGCAAAAAAATTCAAGAATTACATCGATGAGTTTATCAACTCAAAATTAAAAAATGGCTAA